Proteins found in one Aquibium microcysteis genomic segment:
- a CDS encoding adenosine deaminase, translated as MVLKAEIHCHIEGAASPALVVAQAAKYGADVSGFIRDGQFVWDDFTSFLAAYDGAASLFRTERDYALLAETYLSSLARDGCIYSEFFTSPDHAERSGLSPAAYTAGLAEGMRRAKAKTGIESRMIVTGVRHFGVESVEAAARFAARCGEPLVTGFGMAGEERFGDPEDYVRAFEIAREAGLGITVHAGELAGWESVQSALDHFRPARIGHGVRAIENPDLVARVAAEGIVLECCPCSNVALKVFPGFAEHPFPRLRAAGCKVTLNSDDPPYFWTTLKREYDEARTHFGLDDKALSAITRTAVEAAFVDRKTKTALLARLDSGRR; from the coding sequence ATGGTCCTGAAGGCCGAAATCCACTGCCACATCGAGGGGGCCGCCTCGCCTGCGCTCGTCGTGGCGCAAGCGGCGAAGTATGGCGCCGACGTGTCCGGCTTCATCCGCGACGGCCAGTTCGTATGGGACGACTTCACCAGCTTCCTCGCAGCCTATGACGGGGCGGCCTCGCTGTTCCGCACCGAGCGCGACTATGCGCTGCTCGCCGAGACCTACCTGTCCAGCCTCGCCCGCGACGGCTGCATCTATTCCGAATTCTTCACCTCTCCGGACCATGCCGAGCGTTCGGGCCTGTCGCCGGCCGCCTATACGGCCGGGCTTGCCGAAGGCATGCGCCGGGCCAAGGCCAAGACCGGCATCGAGAGCCGCATGATCGTCACCGGGGTCAGGCACTTCGGCGTCGAATCGGTCGAGGCGGCGGCGCGCTTCGCGGCGCGCTGCGGCGAGCCGCTGGTCACCGGCTTCGGCATGGCGGGAGAGGAGCGTTTCGGCGATCCGGAGGATTATGTCCGTGCCTTCGAGATTGCCCGCGAGGCGGGCCTCGGCATCACCGTCCATGCAGGGGAACTGGCGGGTTGGGAAAGCGTGCAGTCCGCGCTCGACCATTTCCGTCCCGCGCGCATCGGCCACGGCGTGCGCGCCATCGAGAATCCCGACCTCGTCGCCCGCGTGGCGGCCGAGGGGATCGTGCTGGAGTGCTGCCCGTGTTCCAACGTGGCGCTGAAGGTTTTTCCAGGTTTTGCCGAGCACCCATTCCCGAGGCTCCGTGCCGCCGGCTGTAAGGTTACGCTCAACTCGGACGACCCGCCCTATTTCTGGACGACGCTGAAGCGCGAATACGACGAGGCGCGGACGCATTTCGGGCTCGACGACAAAGCCCTCTCGGCGATCACCCGCACCGCCGTCGAAGCCGCTTTCGTCGACCGGAAGACGAAGACCGCGCTGCTGGCGAGGCTGGACAGCGGCCGGCGCTGA
- the ubiE gene encoding bifunctional demethylmenaquinone methyltransferase/2-methoxy-6-polyprenyl-1,4-benzoquinol methylase UbiE, which yields MPEHRTTAQGGMEQSFGFRTVDAGTKQPLVDEVFHKVARRYDLMNDIMSAGMHRVWKDAMVAALNPPRRAGWTSLDVAGGTGDVAFRIVEASQRAAHVTVLDINGSMLEVGRERAQKRGLIDNLDFVEANAEALPFEDDRFDAYTIAFGIRNVPRIDVALAEAHRVLKPGGRFLCLEFSEVEMPLLDRAYEAWSFNAIPAIGKMVAGDGEPYRYLVESIAKFPRQADFAAMIGRAGFERVSFRNFTGGIAALHSGWKL from the coding sequence ATGCCCGAACACAGAACGACCGCCCAGGGCGGGATGGAACAGTCCTTCGGCTTCCGCACGGTGGACGCCGGCACCAAGCAGCCGCTGGTGGACGAGGTGTTCCACAAGGTGGCGCGGCGCTACGACCTGATGAACGACATCATGTCGGCGGGCATGCACCGCGTGTGGAAGGACGCCATGGTGGCTGCGCTGAACCCGCCGCGGCGGGCCGGCTGGACCTCGCTCGACGTGGCCGGCGGCACCGGCGACGTCGCCTTCCGGATCGTCGAGGCGTCGCAGCGGGCCGCCCACGTCACCGTGCTCGACATCAACGGCTCGATGCTGGAGGTGGGCCGCGAACGAGCGCAGAAGCGGGGGCTGATCGACAATCTCGATTTCGTCGAGGCCAATGCCGAAGCCCTGCCCTTCGAGGACGACCGCTTCGACGCCTACACGATCGCCTTCGGCATTCGCAACGTGCCGCGCATCGACGTGGCGCTGGCGGAGGCCCATCGTGTCCTGAAGCCCGGTGGCCGGTTCCTGTGCCTCGAATTTTCCGAGGTCGAGATGCCGCTGCTCGACCGGGCCTACGAGGCCTGGTCGTTCAACGCCATTCCGGCGATCGGCAAGATGGTGGCAGGCGACGGTGAGCCCTATCGCTACCTGGTCGAGTCGATCGCGAAGTTTCCCCGGCAGGCCGATTTCGCGGCGATGATCGGTCGCGCCGGCTTCGAACGGGTGAGCTTCCGCAACTTCACCGGCGGGATCGCCGCGCTGCATTCCGGCTGGAAGTTGTGA
- a CDS encoding type II toxin-antitoxin system VapC family toxin: MFVLDTNVVSELFRPTPADEVVDWIGRTDPANLYVTAISKAEILLGLAIMLPGRRRDGLEHVLRLFFAEKLRTAILAFGDRESTLFAELVAHRRGIGRPIGEFDAQIAAIARARGFSVVTRNVRDFDDCGVGVVNPWSAS, translated from the coding sequence ATGTTCGTCCTCGACACCAACGTCGTGTCGGAGCTCTTCCGGCCGACACCTGCCGACGAGGTCGTCGACTGGATCGGGCGAACCGACCCGGCCAACCTGTACGTGACGGCCATCAGCAAGGCCGAGATCCTTCTCGGCCTGGCCATCATGCTCCCCGGACGTCGCCGGGACGGCCTCGAGCATGTTCTGCGCCTGTTCTTCGCCGAAAAGCTGCGAACTGCCATTCTGGCGTTCGGCGACCGGGAATCCACTCTTTTCGCTGAACTCGTCGCGCATCGGCGGGGCATCGGCAGGCCAATCGGCGAGTTCGACGCCCAGATCGCAGCGATCGCCCGCGCGCGCGGCTTCTCGGTCGTCACACGCAACGTCCGCGACTTCGATGACTGCGGCGTCGGCGTCGTCAACCCGTGGAGTGCGTCGTGA
- the coaBC gene encoding bifunctional phosphopantothenoylcysteine decarboxylase/phosphopantothenate--cysteine ligase CoaBC, which produces MTLSDRRILLIIGGGIAAYKCLDLIRRLRERGAKVRCVMTAAAQQFVTQLAVGALSADHVFTELFDRQDEHDVRHIRLSREADLIVVAPATADLMAKMANGHADDLASTVLMATDKPVLIAPAMNPRMWNHAATMRNRATLEADGIAFVGPGRGEMAESGEAGEGRMAEPLEIVAAVESLLDERPKPLAGRHVVVTSGPTHEPIDPVRYIANRSSGKQGHAIAAALARLGADVTLVSGPVTIADPRGVRTVHVETARQMLAAVEAALPADAAIFVAAVADWRMADAAGEKIKKVAGEGPPALQMVENPDILATIGHAARRPPFVVGFAAETQDLDGNARAKLARKGADLIVANDVSHGSGIGPAGVMGGDRNRVRIVTHDGIEDWPEMTKADVAERLASLIATRLTGI; this is translated from the coding sequence GTGACCCTTTCCGACAGACGCATCCTGCTCATCATCGGCGGCGGCATCGCCGCCTACAAGTGCCTCGACCTGATCCGCCGCCTGCGCGAGCGGGGGGCGAAGGTGCGCTGCGTCATGACGGCTGCGGCGCAGCAGTTCGTCACGCAGCTCGCCGTCGGCGCGCTCTCCGCCGACCACGTCTTCACCGAACTCTTCGACCGGCAGGACGAGCACGACGTAAGACACATCCGGCTGTCGCGCGAGGCCGACCTGATCGTGGTGGCGCCGGCAACCGCCGACCTCATGGCCAAGATGGCCAACGGCCACGCAGACGATCTCGCCTCGACGGTGCTGATGGCGACGGACAAGCCCGTGCTGATCGCGCCCGCGATGAACCCGCGCATGTGGAACCACGCCGCGACCATGCGCAACCGCGCGACGCTCGAAGCCGACGGCATCGCCTTCGTCGGGCCGGGCCGAGGCGAGATGGCGGAGAGCGGCGAAGCCGGGGAAGGCCGCATGGCCGAGCCGCTCGAGATCGTCGCGGCGGTCGAAAGTCTGCTCGACGAGCGGCCGAAGCCGCTGGCGGGCAGGCACGTCGTCGTCACCTCCGGCCCCACGCACGAGCCGATCGATCCGGTGCGCTACATCGCCAACCGCTCGTCGGGCAAACAGGGCCATGCGATCGCGGCGGCGCTCGCGCGGCTGGGCGCGGACGTTACCCTCGTCTCCGGGCCGGTGACGATCGCCGATCCGCGCGGCGTCCGGACTGTGCATGTGGAGACCGCGCGGCAGATGCTCGCGGCCGTCGAGGCGGCACTGCCTGCCGACGCCGCGATCTTCGTCGCGGCGGTCGCGGACTGGCGCATGGCGGATGCGGCAGGCGAGAAGATCAAGAAGGTCGCAGGCGAAGGCCCGCCTGCGCTGCAGATGGTGGAAAACCCCGACATCCTGGCGACGATCGGCCACGCGGCGCGCCGGCCTCCGTTCGTCGTCGGCTTCGCCGCCGAGACGCAGGATCTCGACGGCAACGCCCGCGCCAAGCTCGCAAGGAAAGGCGCCGACCTGATCGTGGCCAACGACGTCTCGCACGGCTCCGGCATCGGTCCGGCGGGCGTGATGGGCGGTGATCGCAACCGGGTCCGCATCGTGACGCATGACGGGATCGAGGACTGGCCCGAAATGACGAAGGCCGACGTGGCCGAGCGTCTGGCGTCGCTGATCGCGACGCGGCTGACCGGCATCTGA
- a CDS encoding FitA-like ribbon-helix-helix domain-containing protein, with protein MATLTIRNLDDETKRSLRLRAARHGVSMEQEARLLLAKAVRSPEHDPMERADGAAWYRSIRDLVDTYGPGDLEIPPRNRMMRDPPGFD; from the coding sequence ATGGCAACCCTGACGATCCGGAACCTGGACGATGAGACGAAGCGGAGCCTTCGTCTAAGAGCAGCTCGACATGGCGTTTCCATGGAGCAGGAAGCACGCCTTCTTCTCGCGAAGGCCGTCCGTTCGCCAGAGCACGACCCCATGGAGCGGGCCGACGGGGCGGCATGGTACAGGTCGATCCGCGACCTCGTCGACACATACGGCCCGGGCGATCTCGAGATTCCGCCGCGCAACCGCATGATGCGCGATCCCCCGGGATTCGACTGA
- the ubiB gene encoding 2-polyprenylphenol 6-hydroxylase, giving the protein MSTPAAYLRLVRAGWIMVREGVVAALPGDQLSGLPRLGWRIGTALARRRSAGSDRSERFARAATRLGPSYVKLGQFLATRPDVVGTEVALDLANLQDRMETFPRSEAVAAIVGSLGRPLDDLYESLGEPVAAASIAQVHPATLAGTGRRVAVKVIRPGVRRRFLNDLESYFAAAHLQERFIPATRRLRPVQVTETLAQTTKIEMDLRLEAAALSEIGENTRDDPGFRVPSVDWERTGRDVLTMEWIDGIKMSNIDGLRTAGHDLPALAANLIQNFLRHTLRDGFFHGDMHPGNLFVEADGTIVAVDFGITGRLGRKERRFLAEILYGFITRDYRRVAEVHFEAGYVPARHDVAAFAQAIRAIGEPIHGQPAETISMAKLLTLLFEVTELFDMAARPELVLLQKTMVVVEGVARTLDPHFNMWKTAEPVVGSWIAANLGPRGILTDAREGVNALVSLARQAPDLAARTERLSREIDAMAENGLRFDAETAKAIGKAEARYARSGRIALWVIALTLVWIAVELG; this is encoded by the coding sequence ATGAGCACGCCCGCCGCCTATCTCCGGCTCGTCAGGGCCGGCTGGATCATGGTTCGCGAGGGCGTCGTGGCGGCGCTGCCCGGCGACCAGCTCTCCGGCCTGCCCCGGCTCGGCTGGCGCATCGGCACGGCGCTCGCCCGCCGCCGCTCGGCCGGAAGCGATCGCTCCGAACGCTTCGCGCGCGCCGCGACCCGGCTCGGCCCGTCCTACGTCAAACTCGGCCAGTTCCTTGCAACACGCCCGGACGTCGTCGGCACGGAGGTCGCTCTCGATCTCGCCAACCTGCAGGACCGGATGGAGACCTTTCCCCGTTCCGAGGCCGTGGCGGCGATCGTCGGCTCGCTCGGCCGCCCCCTCGACGACCTCTACGAAAGCCTCGGCGAACCCGTGGCTGCGGCCTCGATCGCGCAGGTGCATCCGGCCACGCTCGCCGGCACCGGCCGGCGGGTCGCGGTCAAGGTGATCCGCCCCGGTGTGCGGCGGCGTTTCCTCAACGATCTTGAGAGCTATTTCGCGGCCGCGCATCTCCAGGAGCGCTTCATCCCGGCGACCCGCCGCCTGCGCCCGGTCCAGGTCACCGAGACGCTGGCGCAGACCACGAAGATCGAGATGGACCTGCGGCTGGAGGCGGCGGCGCTGTCGGAGATCGGCGAGAACACCCGCGACGACCCCGGCTTCCGCGTCCCTTCCGTCGACTGGGAGCGCACGGGCCGCGACGTGCTGACGATGGAATGGATCGACGGCATCAAGATGTCGAACATCGACGGCCTGCGCACCGCCGGCCACGACCTGCCGGCGCTGGCCGCCAACCTGATCCAGAACTTCCTGCGCCACACGCTACGCGACGGCTTCTTCCACGGCGACATGCATCCCGGCAACCTGTTCGTCGAGGCGGACGGGACGATCGTGGCCGTCGACTTCGGCATCACCGGCCGGCTCGGCCGGAAGGAAAGGCGCTTCCTCGCCGAGATCCTCTACGGCTTCATCACCCGCGACTACCGGCGTGTCGCCGAGGTGCATTTCGAGGCCGGCTACGTCCCGGCCAGGCACGACGTCGCGGCCTTCGCCCAGGCGATCCGGGCGATCGGCGAGCCGATCCACGGGCAGCCGGCCGAGACGATCTCGATGGCCAAGCTGCTGACGCTGCTGTTCGAGGTGACCGAGCTCTTCGACATGGCCGCGAGGCCGGAACTGGTGCTGCTGCAGAAGACCATGGTAGTGGTGGAAGGCGTCGCCCGCACGCTCGACCCGCATTTCAACATGTGGAAGACCGCCGAGCCCGTCGTCGGCTCCTGGATCGCCGCCAATCTCGGCCCTCGCGGAATCCTGACCGACGCGCGCGAGGGGGTGAACGCGCTCGTCTCGCTCGCCCGGCAGGCGCCGGACCTTGCCGCCCGCACGGAGCGCCTGTCGCGCGAGATCGACGCCATGGCCGAGAACGGCCTGCGCTTCGACGCCGAGACGGCGAAAGCGATCGGCAAGGCCGAAGCGCGCTACGCCCGGTCGGGCCGGATCGCGCTCTGGGTGATTGCGCTGACTCTGGTGTGGATCGCGGTGGAACTCGGGTGA